The following proteins are co-located in the Enoplosus armatus isolate fEnoArm2 chromosome 8, fEnoArm2.hap1, whole genome shotgun sequence genome:
- the phactr3a gene encoding phosphatase and actin regulator 3a, producing the protein MATSDGLDGCLQRGRSQSDPNILTEPGIDLAHGTVELVDQQRVLRTGCLVSGVHTPPIRRNSKLASLGRIFKPWKWRKKKNEKLKQSSTDVALSSSLLCHDPSSPTQGCCSDGTVLLGGFGGPLNQNLTVSSVEYLGPEEEHPPPVAAPLQDCERVEENVPLQEEEGGEEVHPAGDLPEGLQDVGEQMEDRPEEEIPPGTSPLQVPPKLLPQLSAGDDSGPASLPAQMPNSYLPKEPPPRATESLSSMTLPLRGPLANSSGSPHLGNMMHPPMPPSCIMEELQRAFASKNRQEIVHEGCEQASPPRLWCSDGRLSRSCSSENQHTSSLGGGCVGGGGSDWPKKEAEENKENVRLDQCFSNTSGLPTDLDGWNDSVISGTLPRRLRKELLAVKLRNRPSKQELEDRNIFPARSDQERQEIRQQIEMKLAKRLSQRPNVEELESRNILKQRNDQTEQEERREIKQRLNRKLNQRPTVDELRDRKILIRFSDYVEVAKAQDYDRRADKPWTRLSAADKAAIRKELNEFKSTEMEVHASSKHLTRFHRP; encoded by the exons TGGAGTTGGTGGACCAGCAGAGGGTGCTGAGGACCGGTTGCTTAGTGAGTGGGGTCCACACTCCACCCATCCGACGTAACAGCAAGCTGGCCAGCCTGGGGCGCATCTTCAAGCCCTGGaagtggaggaaaaagaaaaatgagaagcTCAAGCAGAGTTCCACAG ATGTAGCATTATCCAGCAGTCTTCTATGCCACGACCCGAGCTCCCCCACCCAGGGCTGCTGCTCCGATGGTACAGTCCTGCTCGGAGGATTCGGGGGACCTTTGAACCAAAACCTCACAGTCAGCAGTGTGGAATACCTTGGTCCTGAGGAGGAGCACCCCCCTCCAG TAGCTGCCCCCCTCCAGGACTGTGAACGGGTGGAGGAGAATGTACCgctacaggaggaggagggaggcgagGAGGTGCACCCTGCCGGGGATTTACCTGAGGGGCTGCAGGACGTGGGAGAGCAGATGGAAGACAGACCAGAGGAGGAGATTCCTCCAGGAACTTCCCCACTACAAGTACCTCCGAAACTTTTGCCCCAGCTGAGTGCTGGAGATG ATTCAGGCCCTGCATCACTCCCCGCTCAAATGCCCAACTCCTACCTCCCCAAGGAGCCTCCACCCAGGGCCACAGAAAGCCTGTCTTCAATGACCCTGCCGCTACGAGGGCCCCTGGCCAACTCCTCAGGGTCCCCACATCTAGGCAATATGATGCACCCTCCCATGCCCCCTAGCTGCATTATGGAGGAACTGCAGAGAGCCTTCGCCTCCAAGAACAGACAGGAGAT TGTCCACGAAGGGTGTGAGCAGGCCTCACCCCCGCGGCTGTGGTGTTCTGACGGACGGCTCTCTCGCTCCTGCAGCTCCGAGAACCAACACACATCGTCCTTGGGGGGCGGCTGCGTGGGAGGCGGAGGGTCCGACTGGCCCAAgaaggaggcggaggagaaTAAGGAGAACGTGCGGCTGGACCAGTGCTTCTCCAACACCTCAGGCCTCCCCACCGACTTGGACGGCTGGAATGATTCCGTCATCTCTG gcaCACTTCCTCGCAGGCTAAGGAAGGAGCTGCTGGCCGTCAAACTACGGAACAGGCCCAGcaagcaggagctggaggacaggaATATCTTCCCAGCAAGGAGCGACCAGGAGCGCCAGGAAATCCGCCAGCAGATTGAGATGAAACTTGCCAA GAGGCTGAGCCAGAGACCGAAcgtggaggagctggagagtcGGAACATCCTGAAAC aGAGAAACGACCAGACagagcaagaggagaggagggagatcaAACAGCGGCTAAACCGAAAG CTCAACCAGCGGCCCACAGTAGATGAACTACGAGACAGAAAGATTCTGATCCGCTTCAGTGACTATGTGGAGGTGGCCAAAGCTCAGGACTATGACAGGAGGGCAGACAAGCCCTGGACTCGGCTCTCGGCAGcagacaag GCTGCAATCCGAAAAGAGCTGAACGAGTTTAAAAGCACCGAGATGGAAGTGCACGCCTCGAGCAAACACCTAACGAG gttcCACCGGCCATGA
- the sycp2 gene encoding synaptonemal complex protein 2, protein MARSQDTQLEKVIDEVLQSGDVQALDVFLQRDIYEGTPIKCSQQFLTKLDKLVSRSLDKKDSKSASLGLAILFKCGKNLKLPGGCQGLSRIIAQGLLKKMVQWFEKCRQLWIQCGPQWNETLFNLSEDFFDTLMVVHDACKEGAYKITESFLYPVGQLAVDPRIYILVQKEAIRKFNLILDKIPVELKKKRKILSPQDSSGIMIKLAGQILEGGDYDLQTALMEALCRMATPDQRMELADRWFSMEHVASAFVKIRDSEFETDCRSFLNLVNGMQGDRRSVYSYPCLEVFLDKYELLMPADEKLDKFWIDFNLGSHSISFYFSLADEEAQEGQWETICIKENEVQSYTVAEEGKRKVLQLKLSEVVVVGAVEGSSLTIHFSSSLDIMQAARSVYGHSKNKGFKGKTGTSVVKTTVKIIMEENSSQVVPESQMSLGESEKNTAPYLIPASSAPVQMVTPAKMRISESTTFISNSTGGRVCGASSPSAVMPSYTPTKGKGKPSLEMIRSCDRQGELYLGELRTTAKACSHGTTPNSAIAGGMIEQSMASKQADKNKVGKHKKNIPVAKAVDIVLSGENFVPDTQPRTGRNTSSNWNKLSVSEMLMMPTQKINSLPRPETKYRSSLAQEQQRLSSAQKLSVPVLGPVSQKQLYTELTQRLQQVLVERNQDPAPQEPPAPQIKMCDIREDSKGRSSADRCTSTFCAPKEEQAQRSGLAKRKSKGQMSLQADAALIKAPAKASTTKALQERIPPNTKVETNRALSSKKKRDAEVAGSMVKLISSRYEINSQSTAKDNAESIPQSWGPPFVSRPIFNMSWSSTAKREISGAVSLMKSKSKTAASSMRQRKDIFAFNIDAPLSIGGKDKTFHNTSATSSSGINDSSALLSTTKKGQAVAKEKRYVKKHLFSDTDTDYAITEVSWLRESSRKPKPKVTKYSRPASIKPKSVSPHTSYESPDFPPPTQKPVKGNAKPNKKPDVKERVEVPKKTVKPAASPNRPHAAGRRPQRAAATSTKSYREPDTEDSQSESEKPPVPKYSSTNHLENAEKTHEAAQVTKKKTASKQPTKSYMKLESSHHRSQSESESVSGQPSTSKVEKYFAGQQGKNEKTCLGVPEIKKRKDTSEKFMDTYSRLDRNNLSDLKKPSGLKQQRPENVLPETSKLNKKNVIPAEEQMNALKDSWDARQTSFCPSPPFIERMRSAERSAPTLGLTCSPLLTPRGSPLPASPDPFCQDSPSPILLLPKPRSTVSTIGNFKPSSFYSAKKKRSSSKTQSIQSVPSLPSLNPIGQTPAPGAPSGPSAAEMSPIQQRLPPPSQSPLSLSTLPLLTSTLLELDKPPMPSASQSPFPEDTVNHYGFSKVSLVSLSQSSTKSSVLTRGVKDSPTAALPVLRKAEKTPPSDRDIKPAQLHISGPSRKRHISLSSNSEEDEKEERKKSKMRGQRSPRMKPRKLFKSCKTCPVAEVSADGEVSQVTSSSHTVSSSHWEAEVEDVEDMDMTEDLEVPKMAVNPSNLCQQFSSELKKKFQNRFKMMEVYNKQSLKTVQQHVSSLNMQMTKYRTKRLEQVQEVILEEIHKLEQDDTVLKSMEKDLTMYWKKQAVAFSSYQEREIRRNETLKKALHSNTCHSLEYEERIFTSQMCLIRKDMKSVQDRLLSQMQEGEIQSMKRGLHTLFFPR, encoded by the exons ATGGCACGGAGTCAGGACACACAG TTGGAGAAAGTCATTGATGAGGTGTTACAGAGTGGGGATGTCCAAGCTCTGGATGTATTCTTGCAAAGGGACATATATGAAGGGACCCCTATTAAATGTTCCCAACAGTTTCTCACCAAATTGGACAAACTTGTCAGCAGG AGTTTGGATAAAAAAGATTCCAAATCAGCCAGTTTGGGTCTCGCAATCCTATTCAAGTGTGGGAAAAACCTCAAGCTACCTGGTGGTTGTCAAGGGCTGTCAAGAATAATAGCTCAAGGGCTGCTCAAAAAG ATGGTGCAGTGGTTTGAGAAATGCAGGCAACTGTGGATCCAGTGTGGCCCGCAGTGGAATGAGACCTTGTTCAACCTCTCTGAAGACTTCTTTGATACCTTAATG GTGGTTCATGATGCATGCAAAGAGG GAGCATACAAAATCACAGAGTCCTTCCTGTATCCTGTTGGTCAATTGGCAGTAGACCCCAGAATCTACATCCTGGTCCAAAAAGAG GCAATTCGtaaatttaacttaattttggACAAAATCCCAGTGGagttgaagaaaaagaggaagatcTTATCACCACAGGATTCCTCTGGTATCAT GATCAAGCTGGCTGGTCAGATATTGGAGGGTGGTG ATTACGACTTGCAGACAGCGCTGATGGAGGCATTGTGCAGAATGGCCACTCCTGACCAGAGGATGGAGCTGGCAGATCGATGGTTCAGCATGGAGCATGTTGCCAGTGCCTTTGTCAAGATCCGTGACTCTGAGTTTGAGACG GATTGTCGCTCGTTTCTGAACTTGGTGAATGGGATGCAGGGAGACAGGAGAAG TGTGTATTCCTACCCTTGTTTGGAGGTTTTTCTGGACAAGTATGAG ctgctgatgCCTGCCGATGAGAAGCTGGACAAATTTTGGATCGACTTCAACCTTGGCAGCCACAGCATCTCTTTTTACTTCTCTTTGGCTGATGAAGAAGCACAG GAGGGCCAGTGGGAAACGATATGTATCAAGGAGAATGAAGTCCAAAGCTACACTGTTGCAG AGGAGGGCAAGAGGAAAGTCTTGCAGTTAAAGCTGTCAGAGGTGGTGGTCGTGGGTGCGGTGGAAGGATCGAGTCTCACCATCCACTTCAGCTCCTCCCTGGACATCATGCAGGCTGCTCGTAGCGTCTATggacacagcaaaaacaaa GGCTTTAAGGGAAAGACAGGCACATCTGTAGTGAAGACTACAGTTAAAATTATAATGGAAGAGAACAGCTCCCAG GTTGTTCCAGAGAGTCAGATGTCCCTTggtgaaagtgagaaaaatacTGCCCCCTACCTTATACCTGCATCGTCTGCACCTGTACAG ATGGTGACCCCAGCCAAGATGAGGATTTCAGAGTCTACGACCTTCATCAGCAACAGTacaggaggaagagtgtgtggTGCCAGTTCCCCCTCTGCTGTTATGCCATCAT ATACTCCAACCAAGGGTAAAGGGAAGCCATCTCTGGAGATGATTCGTTCATGTGATAGGCAAGGTGAATTGTACCTGGGAGAGCTGAGGACAACTGCTAAGGCATGCAGTCATGGCACAACACCTAACAGCGCAATAGCAGGTGGCATGATAGAGCAG AGTATGGCTTCCAAACAGGCCGATAAGAATAAAGTTGGCAAACACAAAAAG AACATACCAGTGGCAAAAGCAGTAGATATAGTTCTATCTGGAGAGAATTTTGTGCCTGACACCCAACCCAGAACTGGGAGAAACAC ATCTTCTAACTGGAACAAACTGTCAGTTTCTGAAATGTTAATGATGcccacacagaaaataaattctCTGCCGAGACCTG AGACAAAGTATCGTTCAAGTTTGGCACAAGAGCAGCAGCGCCTGTCCTCAGCACAGAAATTGTCAGTTCCAGTTCTCGGCCCAGTCAGCCAAAAGCAACTCTATACTGAGCTCACCCAGCGCCTGCAGCAGGTCCTCGTTGAGAGGAACCAAGATCCTGCACCTCAGGAGCCACCTGCACCCCAGATAAAAATGTGTGATATCAGAGAGGACTCTAAAGGCAGAAGCTCTGCAGACCGGTGCACTTCCACATTTTGTGCTCCCAAAGAGGAGCAGGCCCAGAGAAGTGGCCTTGCCAAAAGGAAGAGCAAAGGCCAGATGTCACTGCAGGCAGATGCTGCTCTAATCAAAGCTCCAGCTAAGGCCTCCACAACCAAAGCTCTGCAGGAGAGAATACCACCCAACACTAAGGTTGAAACTAACAGGGCCCTTTCAAGCAAAAAGAAG AGAGATGCAGAGGTTGCAGGCAGCATGGTGAAGCTCATCTCTAGCCGTTATGAGATTAACAGCCAGTCCACAGCAAAAGACAATGCAGAAAGTATCCCTCAGAGCTGGGGTCCTCCTTTTGTCAGCAG GCCAATCTTCAATATGAGCTGGTCATCAACTGCTAAA agagaaatatctggaGCTGTAAGCCTAATGAAATCCAAAAGCAAAACTGCAGCAAGCTCTATGAGGCAGAG AAAAGATATTTTTGCATTCAACATTGATGCACCATTGAGCATTGGG GGAAAGGACAAAACTTTCCATAACACCTCTGCCACATCGAGCAG TGGCATCAATGACTCCTCAGCACTCCTCAGCACAACCAAGAAAGGACAGGCTGTGGCAAAA GAGAAGCGGTATGTGAAGAAGCATCTGTtcagtgacacagacacagattatGCCATTACAGAGGTCAGCTGGCTGAGGGAGTCAAGCAGGAAACCCAAACCCAAAGTGACCAAATACTCCAGGCCGGCGTCCATCAAACCTAAATCTGTGTCACCTCATACTTCAT ATGAATCCCCAGATTTTCCCCCACCCACTCAAAAACCTGTAAAGGGAAATGCCAAACCCAACAAG AAGCCTGACGtgaaggagagagtggaggTGCCAAAGAAGACAGTGAAGCCAGCAGCATCACCCAACAGACCACATGCAGCAGGCAGGAGGCCCCAGAGAGCTGCAGCCACCTCTACCAAGAGCTACAGGGAGCCAGACACTGAAGACAGCCAGTCAGAATCAGAGAAGCCTCCTGTTCCCAAG TACTCCTCCACTAATCATCTGGAGAATGCTGAGAAAACTCATGAGGCTGCTcaagtgacaaagaaaaagacagccAGCAAACAACCAACCAAAAGCTATATGAAGCTAGAGAGCAGCCATCACCGCAGCCAGTCAGAGTCGGAGTCAGTGTCAGGGCAACCATCCACTTCCAAGGTAGAG AAATATTTTGCAGGCCAGCAGGGGAAAAATGAGAAGACCTGTTTGGGGGTTCCAGagataaagaagagaaaagacaccTCTGAGAAATTCATGGATACCTACAGCAGACTGGACAGAAACAACCTGTCTGATCTGAAAAAGCCATCTGGTCTCAAG cagcagaggccTGAGAATGTTCTTCCAGAAACTTCGAagttaaataagaaaaatgtcaTCCCTGCCGAAGAACAGATGAATGCATTGAAGGATTCTTGGGACGCCCGCCAGACCTCTTTTTGTCCGTCCCCTCCTTTCATCGAGAGGATGAGAT CTGCCGAGAGGTCAGCCCCAACCTTGGGTTTGAcctgctcccctctcctcaccccGCGGGGATCCCCACTCCCTGCCTCCCCCGACCCTTTCTGCCAGGACAGCCCCTCGCCAATCCTGCTGCTACCCAAACCTCGCTCTACAGTCAGCACCATAGGAAACTTCAAGCCCTCCTCTTTCTACAGTGCAAAAAAGAAACGCAGCTCATCCAAGACTCAATCCATCCAGTctgtcccctctctcccttcactGAACCCCATAGGTCAAACCCCTGCACCTGGTGCTCCCTCTGGACCCAGTGCAGCAGAG ATGAGTCCAATCCAGCAGCGCCTACCTCCACCATCCCAGTCGCCTTTGTCTCTGTCTACTCTGCCCCTGTTGACATCCACACTCCTTGAGCTGGACAAGCCGCCCATGCCCTCTGCTTCTCAGTCACCATTCCCTGAAGACACCGTCAACCATTATGGTTTTAGTAAAGTGTCTTTAGTATCACTGAGCCAGTCGTCCACTAAGTCATCAGTACTCACTAGAGGAGTTAAGGACAGCCCCACTGCTGCCCTGCCCGTGTTACGTAAAGCAGAG AAAACACCACCTTCAGACCGAGACATAAAGCCAGCTCAGCTTCATATCTCAG GACCCAGTCGCAAGCGCCACATCTCCTTGTCCAGTAACTCAGAAGAAGatgagaaggaagagaggaagaaaagcaagATGAGAGGGCAGCGTTCTCCTCGGATGAAACCAAGGAAGTTGTTCAAGTCCTGTAAGACATG TCCAGTTGCTGAGGTGTCTGCTGACGGTGAGGTGAGCCAGGTGACGTCTTCTTCCCACACGGTGAGCTCCAGTCATTGGGAGGCTGAAGTGGAAGATGTGGAAGACATGGACATGACTGAGGATCTGGAGGTGCCAAAAATGGCTGTAAACCCGAGTAACCTGTGCCAGCAATTCAGCTCTGAGCTAAAGAAGAAGTTCCag aaCCGTTTTAAGATGATGGAGGTTTACAACAAGCAGTCTTTGAAGACCGTCCAGCAACATGTCTCCTCCCTCAACATGCAAATGACCAAATACAG GACTAAGAGGCTTGAACAGGTTCAGGAGGTCATCCTGGAAGAGATCCACAAGTTGGAGCAGGATGACACTGTGCTGAAAAGCATGGAGAAAGACCTGACT ATGTACTGGAAAAAGCAGGCCGTGGCTTTCAGTTCTTACCAGGAACGGGAAATCAGGAG AAATGAGACCCTGAAGAAAGCCCTCCATAGTAACACGTGCCACAGCTTGGAGTATGAGGAGAGAATATTCACATCCCAG ATGTGCCTGATAAGAAAAGACATGAAGTCAGTTCAGGACAGACTCCTCAGTCAGATG CAAGAGGGGGAGATCCAGAGCATGAAGAGAGGTCTGCACACTTTGTTTTTCCCCAGATGA
- the ppp1r3da gene encoding protein phosphatase 1, regulatory subunit 3Da, whose protein sequence is MDRRWFIGHERIPSSKSEQQMSSSYSSVSRPCMTINLTEMLRADKPNAAKKPVPIRPPSPRVSLARGQELRRSLSCEPTPKPIIRQRSRSLPSATEKKKQCRNVGVRFVDSLGLDLEDIKLFKSGEDPFVPYHVTFRLLMGAEMADGRHLEISLPYLKPVFAQQPGDQPGFLHRLQDQKVCLERVLCFELGVIGITQVLNMDFEKDVTARYSFTEWKSCTETKASWVSTITKTWEGGGGQLSYDTFRFHLPVPPFLRPGAVLQFAIQYKVCGAEYWDNNDGENYKLVCHNYKLTVPKECEDSMVHFI, encoded by the coding sequence ATGGATAGACGATGGTTTATTGGACATGAGAGGATTCCCTCTTCTAAATCTGAACAGCAAATGTCCAGCTCTTACAGCAGTGTCTCGAGGCCTTGCATGACAATCAACCTGACTGAAATGCTTCGAGCTGACAAACCTAATGCAGCGAAGAAGCCGGTTCCAATCCGCCCCCCAAGCCCCAGAGTCTCTCTGGCAAGGGGGCAAGAGTTGCGACGCAGTCTCTCCTGTGAACCCACGCCTAAGCCCATCATCCGACAACGGTCACGCTCTCTGCCCTCCgccacagagaagaagaagcaatgCAGAAATGTTGGTGTGCGGTTTGTAGACTCTTTGGGGCTCGACCTGGAAGACATCAAGCTTTTCAAATCTGGAGAGGATCCATTTGTACCATATCATGTTACCTTTAGATTGTTGATGGGTGCAGAGATGGCAGATGGAAGGCATCTGGAGATATCCTTGCCATACTTAAAGCCAGTTTTTGCCCAACAACCTGGCGACCAGCCAGGATTCCTGCATCGTCTCCAGGACCAGAAAGTGTGCCTGGAGAGAGTCTTGTGTTTTGAACTGGGTGTCATTGGAATCACCCAGGTCCTCAATATGGACTTTGAGAAAGATGTCACAGCTCGCTATTCATTTACCGAGTGGAAGAGTTGCACAGAAACTAAGGCCTCTTGGGTGTCCACCATCACCAAGACctgggaaggaggagggggtcaACTCAGTTATGATACATTTCGTTTCCACCTGCCTGTTCCTCCATTCCTGCGGCCAGGAGCTGTATTACAGTTTGCCATCCAGTACAAAGTCTGTGGGGCTGAATACTGGGACAACAATGATGGAGAGAATTATAAGTTAGTTTGCCATAACTACAAGCTCACTGTGCCCAAAGAATGCGAGGATAGCATGGTGCACTTCATTTAG